The following proteins are co-located in the Vigna unguiculata cultivar IT97K-499-35 chromosome 9, ASM411807v1, whole genome shotgun sequence genome:
- the LOC114162488 gene encoding probable trehalose-phosphate phosphatase C translates to MNYIFLLLVTFKIIKKKLMQLKEIMGFQTAHSHGAKWIPQPIFKGKEVPIDVQENSLFQKTTLNFIEHSQSNSNYILSGYDSWMVRHPSALNSFERLMKNAIGKRIILFLDYDGTLSPIVNDPDRAFMSEEMRATVHEVATYFPTAIISGRSRDKVQDFVKLNNLYYAGSHGMDIMAPSMPITSSAGEHIEIAINKSCTEVPFQPAKKYLPAIREILRILKNEVEEIKGAMVEDNGFCVSVHFRQVQEKDYGFLEEKVKCVLENHPQFCLTEGKKVMEIRPSIKWNKGNAVEYFLDTLGLSSCNDILPVYIGDDRTDEDAFKVIQSREQGYPIIVSSVPRETRALYSLRDPSEVLMFLSSLAKWRKNAY, encoded by the exons atgaattatatatttctcCTCCTTGTCACATTCAAG attatcAAGAAGAAGTTGATGCAGTTAAAAGAGATTATGGGATTTCAAACAGCACATTCTCATGGTGCTAAATGGATACCACAACCAATTTTCAAAGGAAAGGAAGTCCCAATTGATGTTCAGGAAAACTCATTATTTCAAAAGACTACACTGAATTTCATTGAGCATTCCCAATCCAATTCCAACTACATTTTGTCTGGATATGATTCATGGATG gtAAGACACCCTTCAGCACTGAACTCATTTGAAAGGTTGATGAAAAACGCCATAGGGAAAAGGATCATCCTTTTTCTGGATTATGATGGTACCTTATCCCCAATTGTGAATGATCCTGATCGTGCTTTCATGTCTGAAGAG ATGCGTGCTACAGTACATGAAGTTGCTACCTATTTTCCAACAGCAATAATTAGTGGAAGAAGCAGAGATAAA GTACAAGATTTCGTGAAGTTGAACAATTTGTATTATGCTGGGAGCCATGGCATGGACATAATGGCACCATCAATGCCAATTACATCTTCTGCAGGGGAGCATATTGAGATTGCCATTAACAAAAGC tgCACTGAAGTTCCTTTTCAACCTGCCAAGAAGTATTTGCCTGCAATTAGAGAG ATACTAAGAATACTAAAGAATGAAGTAGAGGAAATCAAAGGAGCAATGGTTGAGGACAACGGATTCTGCGTCTCTGTACACTTCCGGCAGGTCCAAGAAAAG GATTATGGATTTTTGGAAGAGAAAGTGAAGTGTGTGCTTGAAAATCATCCACAATTTTGCTTGACAGAGGGTAAAAAG GTTATGGAAATAAGGCCCTCTATAAAGTGGAACAAAGGAAATGCTGTAGAATATTTTCTTGACACATTAGGATTAAGCAGTTGCAATGATATCCTTCCTGTGTATATTGGCGATGATAGAACTGATGAAGATGCTTTTAAG GTGATACAGAGTAGAGAGCAAGGTTATCCAATCATAGTGTCTTCAGTTCCAAGAGAAACTAGGGCTTTGTACTCCTTGCGCGACCCATCGGAAGTACTAATGTTTTTGTCAAGTTTGGCAAAATGGAGGAAAAACGCTTACTAA